A DNA window from Pithys albifrons albifrons isolate INPA30051 chromosome 7, PitAlb_v1, whole genome shotgun sequence contains the following coding sequences:
- the NACAD gene encoding NAC-alpha domain-containing protein 1 isoform X2 codes for MPEGAQAAPPPMPAKEEARPPPEGASCDPGPAAAAPPGSPCRPPPPAAPLDTRIVMGEETHCAPPEPRGGPAGPCPFPAPPKEPPPGRPPALDPELFFTAPSTPVRAGGARPPPEEPTDGDSEGLCSPPTSPSGSYMTAEGGSWGSSGTASTSPSCSPNLAAEAEGLGDSEGDPEGLGGVLALPLGLGDPPAFPPLSPEEEEDEEDEDGSFAPPGCEEEEEEDEDGQTPEEEEDEDEDEESGLIPAALLPFRGSLLFQAEAVEISPRAGPADGEEEEEEDEGSTSASFLRSLSESSIPEGGDEAFAFRDDTDASSDSAAYDGDEDERLFGTERHAGGAPTPPGTPPVPTATPGVELLLHSGPPGHPPAEGPDPGPTGTPPATPGGDAELDGDTSVPRAGGWSPPGLPEEVAVTEGSGVVALGQGPHTEPPVTDDVPQPPTLCARDPQSHQLGGANREPQHGPGGDNDGDGDNDGDSDTELSTGRAESPGGHGELDAAATSLGTSVTPTPTDGMDTETTEGTPSLVDTADPGLETSVPPALSTDLGTVVTPSLMDTVDADLVTPVAPTPLEEMDTVASSPVPPSPPGETDTVATDTVTAVPPTPLDEPDADVVTPTLMDSTATSPPDPADTDLVTLVTPSTLDELDTLASDVVTPTPLAEPIAGATNLVTPTPPDTEATDTVTPVTPSPPDEMDTTAPDLVTPVTPSPLDKMDTVDSDLVTPPLKDAVLAGVGTLVTPPLKDAVLADVGTLVTPPLKDAVLAGVGTTVTPPLKDAVLADVGTSVTPPLKDAVLADVGTSVTPPLKDAVLADVGTSVTPPLKDAVLADVGTSVTPPLKDAVLAGVGTTVTPPLKDAVLAGVGTTVTPPLKDAVLADVGTSVTPPLKDAVLADVGTSVTPPLKDAVLADVGTSVTPPLKDSMATNLVTSVTPTPLDEMDSVDTDPVTPNPRDTTETNLVTPTPLDDKATAATSLVTPVPPGLMDTTATDLVAAVTPSPPLQAVSPVALAAGVAPSHESPPCPLERGTLSQPPGDAPEPPEDWGDAATASSEDSWPEPLDTSRSRTDSSFFTAPEDSAGEAAPLPAPPGPPRAPGRDQEQEQEEEGPAAPPPLFTASEREVFVGTPPAPPELLPPPGAFSGLGTGPGVAALPRGALGDPPPPLQEPPSPRPGPEPPGPIEGGTQAKVSGEGSPPRPPSPQRSPPAPPEQQEQQEVMRGVSCSPLPAVGAQPGPPPELTPPEPPRPVPPKLSQVPPPAAVSLPTPAPPQPVPGQDSPSGPPPSRKHLEGSGNESESNDESIPELEEPEGSEPAPAQPQVPLGHALGPGEEPLSKAKQSRSEKKARKAMSKLGLRQIHGVTRITIRKSKNILFVISKPDVFKSPASDIYIVFGEAKIEDLSQQVHKAAAEKFKVPLEHSALVTDAAPALAIKEESEEEEEVDETGLEVRDIELVMAQANVSRPKAVRALRHNNNDIVNAIMELTM; via the exons ATGCCGGAGGGAGCGCAGGCAG CCCCCCCGCCGATGCCGGCCAAGGAGGAGGCCCGTCCCCCCCCCGAGGGGGCGAGCTGCgaccccggccccgccgccgccgccccccccgGCTCCCCGTGCCGGCCCCCGCCGCCCGCAGCCCCCCTGGACACGCGCATCGTCATGGGGGAGGAGACCCACTGCGCGCCCCCCGAGCCccgcggcggccccgccgggccctGCCCCTTCCCCGCGCCCCCCAAGGAGCCGCCCCCGGGCCGCCCCCCCGCGCTCGACCCCGAGCTCTTCTTCACGGCGCCCTCGACGCCGGTGCGGGCCGGGGGGGCGCGGCCGCCCCCCGAGGAGCCCACGGACGGCGACAGTGAGGGGCTGTGCTCGCCCCCCACCTCCCCGTCGGGGTCCTACATGACGGCTGAGGGGGGCAGCTGGGGGTCCTCGGGCACCGCCAGCACCTCCCCGTCCTGCTCCCCCAACCTGGCAGCCGAGGCCGAAGGTCTGGGGGACTCCGAGGGGGACCccgaggggctgggaggggtcctggcactgcccctcgGCCTGGGGGACCCCCCGGCCTTCCCCCCGCTGtcccctgaggaggaggaggatgaagaggatGAGGACGGTTCCTTTGCCCCGCCGGGctgcgaggaggaggaggaggaagatgaggacGGGCAGACGccggaggaggaggaagatgaggatGAGGACGAGGAGTCGGGGCTGATCCCGGCGGCGCTGCTCCCGTTCCGGGGCAGCCTCCTGTTCCAGGCCGAGGCCGTGGAGATCTCcccccgggccggccccgccgacggcgaggaggaggaggaggaggacgaagGCAGCACCTCGGCCTCCTTCCTGCGCTCGCTGTCCGAGAGCTCCATCCCCGAGGGCGGGGACGAGGCTTTCGCCTTCCGCGACGACACCGACGCCTCGTCCGACTCGGCCGCCTACGACGGGGACGAGGACGAGCGGCTGTTCGGCACCGAGCGCCACGCGGGGGGCGCGCCCACCCCCCCGGGCACCCCCCCGGTGCCCACGGCCACCCCCGGcgtggagctgctcctgcactcCGGGCCCCCGGGCCACCCCCCGGCAGAGGGACCCGACCCcggacccacagggacccccccgGCCACCCCTGGAGGGGACGCAGAGCTGGACGGTGACAcctctgtccccagggcaggggggtggTCTCCTCCAGGGCTCCCCGAGGAGGTGGCAGTGACAGAAGGTTCTGgagtggtggcactgggacagggaccTCACACAGAGCCACCAGTGACTGATGATGTCCCTCAGCCCCCCACACTCTGcgccagggacccccagagtcACCAGCTTGGGGGGGCCAATAGGGAGCCACAGCATGGCCCTGGAGGTGACAATGATGGTGATGGTGACAATGATGGTGACAGTGACactgagctcagcacagggagagcagaaagCCCTGGTGGCCACGGTGAGCTGGACGCTGCGGCCACCAGCCTGGGGACATCGGTGACACCGACCCCCACAGATGGGATGGACACTGAGACCACCGAGGGGACACCCAGCCTGGTGGACACTGCAGACCCTGGCCTGGAGACATCAGTGCCACCTGCTCTGAGCACTGACCTGGGGACAGTGGTGACCCCCAGCCTGATGGACACTGTGGACGCTGACCTGGTGACACCTGTGGCACCAACCCCCCTGGAGGAGATGGACACTGTGGCCTCCAGCCCAGTGCCACCCAGCCCACCTGGTGAGACAGACACTGTGGCCACTGACACGGTGACAGCAGTGCCACCAACTCCACTGGATGAGCCGGATGCTGATGTGGTGACACCGACCCTGATGGACAGCACAGCCACCAGCCCACCAGACCCTGCAGACACAGATCTGGTGACACTGGTGACACCCAGCACCTTGGATGAGCTGGACACTCTGGCCAGTGATGTGGTGACACCGACCCCGCTGGCTGAGCCGATTGCAGGGGCCACCAACCTGGTGACACCAACCCCACCGGACACTGAGGCCACCGACACGGTGACACCGGTGACACCAAGCCCTCCCGATGAGATGGACACCACAGCCCCTGACCTGGTGACACCGGTGACCCCCAGCCCGCTGGACAAGATGGACACTGTGGACAGTGACCTGGTGACACCCCCCCTGAAGGATGCTGTGCTCGCTGGTGTGGGGACATTGGTGACACCCCCCCTGAAGGATGCTGTGCTCGCTGATGTGGGGACATTGGTGACACCCCCCCTGAAGGATGCTGTGCTCGCTGGTGTGGGGACAACAGTGACACCCCCCCTGAAGGATGCTGTGCTCGCTGATGTGGGGACATCGGTGACACCCCCCCTGAAGGATGCTGTGCTCGCTGATGTGGGGACATCGGTGACACCCCCCCTGAAGGATGCTGTGCTCGCTGATGTGGGGACATCGGTGACACCCCCCCTGAAGGATGCTGTGCTCGCTGATGTGGGGACATCGGTGACACCCCCCCTGAAGGATGCTGTGCTCGCTGGTGTGGGGACAACAGTGACACCCCCCCTGAAGGATGCTGTGCTCGCTGGTGTGGGGACAACAGTGACACCCCCCCTGAAGGATGCTGTGCTCGCTGATGTGGGGACATCGGTGACACCCCCCCTGAAGGATGCTGTGCTCGCTGATGTGGGGACATCGGTGACACCCCCCCTGAAGGATGCTGTGCTCGCTGATGTGGGGACATCGGTGACACCCCCCCTGAAGGACTCCATGGCCACCAACCTGGTGACATCGGTGACACCAACCCCACTGGACGAGATGGACTCTGTGGACACTGACCCAGTGACCCCCAACCCAAGGGACACCACGGAGACCAACCTGGTGACACCAACCCCCCTGGATGACAAGGCCACTGCGGCCACCAGCCTGGTGACTCCGGTGCCCCCCGGCCTGATGGACACCACGGCCACTGACCTGGTGGCCGCGGTGACCCCGAGCCCCCCCCTCCAGGCGGTGTCCCCCGTGGCACTGGCAGCTGGGGTGGCCCCGTCCCACGAGTCCCCGCCGTGTCCCCTGGAGCGGGGGACGCtgtcccagccccctggggacGCCCCGGAGCCTCCTGAGGATTGGGGGGATGCGGCCACTGCCTCGTCCGAGGACTCGTGGCCGGAGCCGCTGGACACGTCGCGCTCCCGGACCGACTCCAGCTTCTTCACGGCGCCCGAGGACAGCGCGGGGGAGGCGGCTCCGCTGCCCGcgccccccggcccgccccgcgcccccggCCGGgaccaggagcaggagcaggaggaggagggtccCGCAGCCCCCCCGCCGCTGTTCACGGCCTCGGAGCGGGAGGTGTTTGTGGGGACCCCCCCGGCGCCTCCCGAACTGCTCCCCCCACCCGGTGCCTTCTCGGGGCTCGGGACCGGCCCGGGGGTCGCTGCCCTGCCCCGGGGGGCCCTCGGGGACCCGCCCCCGCCGCTGCaggagccccccagcccccggCCGGGCCCTGAGCCCCCCGGCCCCATTGAGGGGGGCACCCAAGCCAAAGTCTCGGGGGAGGGCAGCCCCCCAcgcccccccagcccccaaagatcccccccagctcccccagagcagcaggagcagcaggaggtgatGCGGGGGgtctcctgcagccccctgcCCGCTGTGGGGGCTCAGCCAGGGCCCCCCCCAGAGCTGACCCCTCCTGAGCCCCCccgccctgtgccccccaaactCAGCCAAGTGCCTCCTCCCGCCGCCGTGTCCCTGCCGACCCCCGCccctccccagcctgtcccGGGCCAGGACAGCCCCTCAGGGCCACCCCCCTCCAGGAAGCACCTCGAAG GGTCCGGGAACGAGTCCGAGAGCAACGACGAGTCCATCCCGGAGCTGGAGGAGCCCGAGGGCTCGGAGCcggcccctgcccagccccag GTGCCCCTTGGCCACGCACTCGGCCCTGGCGAGGAGCCCCTGAGCAAGGCCAAGCAGAGCCGCAGCGAGAAGAAGGCCCGGAAG GCCATGTCCAAGCTGGGGCTGCGGCAGATCCACGGCGTCACCCGCATCACCATCCGCAAGTCCAAGAACATCCTGTTCGTCATCTCCAAGCCCGACGTGTTCAAGAGCCCGGCCTCCGACATCTACATCGTCTTTGGGGAGGCcaag ATCGAGGACCTGTCCCAGCAAGTGCACAAAGCGGCGGCTGAGAAGTTCAAGGTGCCCCTGGAACACTCGGCCCTGGTCACCGACGCGGCCCCTGCGCTCGCCATCAAGGAGgagagtgaggaggaggaggag GTGGATGAGACCGGGCTGGAGGTGCGGGACATCGAGCTGGTGATGGCCCAGGCCAACGTGTCACGCCCCAAAGCCGTGCGGGCACTGCGGCACAACAACAACGACATCGTCAATGCCATCATG GAACTGACCATGTAG
- the NACAD gene encoding NAC-alpha domain-containing protein 1 isoform X1, with protein MPEGAQAAPPPMPAKEEARPPPEGASCDPGPAAAAPPGSPCRPPPPAAPLDTRIVMGEETHCAPPEPRGGPAGPCPFPAPPKEPPPGRPPALDPELFFTAPSTPVRAGGARPPPEEPTDGDSEGLCSPPTSPSGSYMTAEGGSWGSSGTASTSPSCSPNLAAEAEGLGDSEGDPEGLGGVLALPLGLGDPPAFPPLSPEEEEDEEDEDGSFAPPGCEEEEEEDEDGQTPEEEEDEDEDEESGLIPAALLPFRGSLLFQAEAVEISPRAGPADGEEEEEEDEGSTSASFLRSLSESSIPEGGDEAFAFRDDTDASSDSAAYDGDEDERLFGTERHAGGAPTPPGTPPVPTATPGVELLLHSGPPGHPPAEGPDPGPTGTPPATPGGDAELDGDTSVPRAGGWSPPGLPEEVAVTEGSGVVALGQGPHTEPPVTDDVPQPPTLCARDPQSHQLGGANREPQHGPGGDNDGDGDNDGDSDTELSTGRAESPGGHGELDAAATSLGTSVTPTPTDGMDTETTEGTPSLVDTADPGLETSVPPALSTDLGTVVTPSLMDTVDADLVTPVAPTPLEEMDTVASSPVPPSPPGETDTVATDTVTAVPPTPLDEPDADVVTPTLMDSTATSPPDPADTDLVTLVTPSTLDELDTLASDVVTPTPLAEPIAGATNLVTPTPPDTEATDTVTPVTPSPPDEMDTTAPDLVTPVTPSPLDKMDTVDSDLVTPPLKDAVLAGVGTLVTPPLKDAVLADVGTLVTPPLKDAVLAGVGTTVTPPLKDAVLADVGTSVTPPLKDAVLADVGTSVTPPLKDAVLADVGTSVTPPLKDAVLADVGTSVTPPLKDAVLAGVGTTVTPPLKDAVLAGVGTTVTPPLKDAVLADVGTSVTPPLKDAVLADVGTSVTPPLKDAVLADVGTSVTPPLKDSMATNLVTSVTPTPLDEMDSVDTDPVTPNPRDTTETNLVTPTPLDDKATAATSLVTPVPPGLMDTTATDLVAAVTPSPPLQAVSPVALAAGVAPSHESPPCPLERGTLSQPPGDAPEPPEDWGDAATASSEDSWPEPLDTSRSRTDSSFFTAPEDSAGEAAPLPAPPGPPRAPGRDQEQEQEEEGPAAPPPLFTASEREVFVGTPPAPPELLPPPGAFSGLGTGPGVAALPRGALGDPPPPLQEPPSPRPGPEPPGPIEGGTQAKVSGEGSPPRPPSPQRSPPAPPEQQEQQEVMRGVSCSPLPAVGAQPGPPPELTPPEPPRPVPPKLSQVPPPAAVSLPTPAPPQPVPGQDSPSGPPPSRKHLEAPQPSPQKEPESRGRAGALGAGGARGPPRGSLQSESSSSSEAETPRAEPALPAPQRCQPNHRGSGNESESNDESIPELEEPEGSEPAPAQPQVPLGHALGPGEEPLSKAKQSRSEKKARKAMSKLGLRQIHGVTRITIRKSKNILFVISKPDVFKSPASDIYIVFGEAKIEDLSQQVHKAAAEKFKVPLEHSALVTDAAPALAIKEESEEEEEVDETGLEVRDIELVMAQANVSRPKAVRALRHNNNDIVNAIMELTM; from the exons ATGCCGGAGGGAGCGCAGGCAG CCCCCCCGCCGATGCCGGCCAAGGAGGAGGCCCGTCCCCCCCCCGAGGGGGCGAGCTGCgaccccggccccgccgccgccgccccccccgGCTCCCCGTGCCGGCCCCCGCCGCCCGCAGCCCCCCTGGACACGCGCATCGTCATGGGGGAGGAGACCCACTGCGCGCCCCCCGAGCCccgcggcggccccgccgggccctGCCCCTTCCCCGCGCCCCCCAAGGAGCCGCCCCCGGGCCGCCCCCCCGCGCTCGACCCCGAGCTCTTCTTCACGGCGCCCTCGACGCCGGTGCGGGCCGGGGGGGCGCGGCCGCCCCCCGAGGAGCCCACGGACGGCGACAGTGAGGGGCTGTGCTCGCCCCCCACCTCCCCGTCGGGGTCCTACATGACGGCTGAGGGGGGCAGCTGGGGGTCCTCGGGCACCGCCAGCACCTCCCCGTCCTGCTCCCCCAACCTGGCAGCCGAGGCCGAAGGTCTGGGGGACTCCGAGGGGGACCccgaggggctgggaggggtcctggcactgcccctcgGCCTGGGGGACCCCCCGGCCTTCCCCCCGCTGtcccctgaggaggaggaggatgaagaggatGAGGACGGTTCCTTTGCCCCGCCGGGctgcgaggaggaggaggaggaagatgaggacGGGCAGACGccggaggaggaggaagatgaggatGAGGACGAGGAGTCGGGGCTGATCCCGGCGGCGCTGCTCCCGTTCCGGGGCAGCCTCCTGTTCCAGGCCGAGGCCGTGGAGATCTCcccccgggccggccccgccgacggcgaggaggaggaggaggaggacgaagGCAGCACCTCGGCCTCCTTCCTGCGCTCGCTGTCCGAGAGCTCCATCCCCGAGGGCGGGGACGAGGCTTTCGCCTTCCGCGACGACACCGACGCCTCGTCCGACTCGGCCGCCTACGACGGGGACGAGGACGAGCGGCTGTTCGGCACCGAGCGCCACGCGGGGGGCGCGCCCACCCCCCCGGGCACCCCCCCGGTGCCCACGGCCACCCCCGGcgtggagctgctcctgcactcCGGGCCCCCGGGCCACCCCCCGGCAGAGGGACCCGACCCcggacccacagggacccccccgGCCACCCCTGGAGGGGACGCAGAGCTGGACGGTGACAcctctgtccccagggcaggggggtggTCTCCTCCAGGGCTCCCCGAGGAGGTGGCAGTGACAGAAGGTTCTGgagtggtggcactgggacagggaccTCACACAGAGCCACCAGTGACTGATGATGTCCCTCAGCCCCCCACACTCTGcgccagggacccccagagtcACCAGCTTGGGGGGGCCAATAGGGAGCCACAGCATGGCCCTGGAGGTGACAATGATGGTGATGGTGACAATGATGGTGACAGTGACactgagctcagcacagggagagcagaaagCCCTGGTGGCCACGGTGAGCTGGACGCTGCGGCCACCAGCCTGGGGACATCGGTGACACCGACCCCCACAGATGGGATGGACACTGAGACCACCGAGGGGACACCCAGCCTGGTGGACACTGCAGACCCTGGCCTGGAGACATCAGTGCCACCTGCTCTGAGCACTGACCTGGGGACAGTGGTGACCCCCAGCCTGATGGACACTGTGGACGCTGACCTGGTGACACCTGTGGCACCAACCCCCCTGGAGGAGATGGACACTGTGGCCTCCAGCCCAGTGCCACCCAGCCCACCTGGTGAGACAGACACTGTGGCCACTGACACGGTGACAGCAGTGCCACCAACTCCACTGGATGAGCCGGATGCTGATGTGGTGACACCGACCCTGATGGACAGCACAGCCACCAGCCCACCAGACCCTGCAGACACAGATCTGGTGACACTGGTGACACCCAGCACCTTGGATGAGCTGGACACTCTGGCCAGTGATGTGGTGACACCGACCCCGCTGGCTGAGCCGATTGCAGGGGCCACCAACCTGGTGACACCAACCCCACCGGACACTGAGGCCACCGACACGGTGACACCGGTGACACCAAGCCCTCCCGATGAGATGGACACCACAGCCCCTGACCTGGTGACACCGGTGACCCCCAGCCCGCTGGACAAGATGGACACTGTGGACAGTGACCTGGTGACACCCCCCCTGAAGGATGCTGTGCTCGCTGGTGTGGGGACATTGGTGACACCCCCCCTGAAGGATGCTGTGCTCGCTGATGTGGGGACATTGGTGACACCCCCCCTGAAGGATGCTGTGCTCGCTGGTGTGGGGACAACAGTGACACCCCCCCTGAAGGATGCTGTGCTCGCTGATGTGGGGACATCGGTGACACCCCCCCTGAAGGATGCTGTGCTCGCTGATGTGGGGACATCGGTGACACCCCCCCTGAAGGATGCTGTGCTCGCTGATGTGGGGACATCGGTGACACCCCCCCTGAAGGATGCTGTGCTCGCTGATGTGGGGACATCGGTGACACCCCCCCTGAAGGATGCTGTGCTCGCTGGTGTGGGGACAACAGTGACACCCCCCCTGAAGGATGCTGTGCTCGCTGGTGTGGGGACAACAGTGACACCCCCCCTGAAGGATGCTGTGCTCGCTGATGTGGGGACATCGGTGACACCCCCCCTGAAGGATGCTGTGCTCGCTGATGTGGGGACATCGGTGACACCCCCCCTGAAGGATGCTGTGCTCGCTGATGTGGGGACATCGGTGACACCCCCCCTGAAGGACTCCATGGCCACCAACCTGGTGACATCGGTGACACCAACCCCACTGGACGAGATGGACTCTGTGGACACTGACCCAGTGACCCCCAACCCAAGGGACACCACGGAGACCAACCTGGTGACACCAACCCCCCTGGATGACAAGGCCACTGCGGCCACCAGCCTGGTGACTCCGGTGCCCCCCGGCCTGATGGACACCACGGCCACTGACCTGGTGGCCGCGGTGACCCCGAGCCCCCCCCTCCAGGCGGTGTCCCCCGTGGCACTGGCAGCTGGGGTGGCCCCGTCCCACGAGTCCCCGCCGTGTCCCCTGGAGCGGGGGACGCtgtcccagccccctggggacGCCCCGGAGCCTCCTGAGGATTGGGGGGATGCGGCCACTGCCTCGTCCGAGGACTCGTGGCCGGAGCCGCTGGACACGTCGCGCTCCCGGACCGACTCCAGCTTCTTCACGGCGCCCGAGGACAGCGCGGGGGAGGCGGCTCCGCTGCCCGcgccccccggcccgccccgcgcccccggCCGGgaccaggagcaggagcaggaggaggagggtccCGCAGCCCCCCCGCCGCTGTTCACGGCCTCGGAGCGGGAGGTGTTTGTGGGGACCCCCCCGGCGCCTCCCGAACTGCTCCCCCCACCCGGTGCCTTCTCGGGGCTCGGGACCGGCCCGGGGGTCGCTGCCCTGCCCCGGGGGGCCCTCGGGGACCCGCCCCCGCCGCTGCaggagccccccagcccccggCCGGGCCCTGAGCCCCCCGGCCCCATTGAGGGGGGCACCCAAGCCAAAGTCTCGGGGGAGGGCAGCCCCCCAcgcccccccagcccccaaagatcccccccagctcccccagagcagcaggagcagcaggaggtgatGCGGGGGgtctcctgcagccccctgcCCGCTGTGGGGGCTCAGCCAGGGCCCCCCCCAGAGCTGACCCCTCCTGAGCCCCCccgccctgtgccccccaaactCAGCCAAGTGCCTCCTCCCGCCGCCGTGTCCCTGCCGACCCCCGCccctccccagcctgtcccGGGCCAGGACAGCCCCTCAGGGCCACCCCCCTCCAGGAAGCACCTCGAAG ccccccagccctccccacagAAGGAGCCGGAGtcccggggccgggcgggggcactgggggctgggggggcccGGGGCCCCCCCCGGGGGTCTCTGCAGTCAGAGTCCAGCTCGTCTAGTGAGGCTGAGACCCCCCGGGCCGAGCCGGCCCTCCCGGCCCCCCAGCGCTGCCAGCCCAACCACCGAG GGTCCGGGAACGAGTCCGAGAGCAACGACGAGTCCATCCCGGAGCTGGAGGAGCCCGAGGGCTCGGAGCcggcccctgcccagccccag GTGCCCCTTGGCCACGCACTCGGCCCTGGCGAGGAGCCCCTGAGCAAGGCCAAGCAGAGCCGCAGCGAGAAGAAGGCCCGGAAG GCCATGTCCAAGCTGGGGCTGCGGCAGATCCACGGCGTCACCCGCATCACCATCCGCAAGTCCAAGAACATCCTGTTCGTCATCTCCAAGCCCGACGTGTTCAAGAGCCCGGCCTCCGACATCTACATCGTCTTTGGGGAGGCcaag ATCGAGGACCTGTCCCAGCAAGTGCACAAAGCGGCGGCTGAGAAGTTCAAGGTGCCCCTGGAACACTCGGCCCTGGTCACCGACGCGGCCCCTGCGCTCGCCATCAAGGAGgagagtgaggaggaggaggag GTGGATGAGACCGGGCTGGAGGTGCGGGACATCGAGCTGGTGATGGCCCAGGCCAACGTGTCACGCCCCAAAGCCGTGCGGGCACTGCGGCACAACAACAACGACATCGTCAATGCCATCATG GAACTGACCATGTAG
- the TBRG4 gene encoding FAST kinase domain-containing protein 4 — protein sequence MAAHLVRRCCRLLLLPGPPGRPPGPLPGPPALPRALHGGPPRPAETPQAQPRPREEGAGAEQQLRELIQGAADPQELLRVCGGRGLSSNMAGMALARLARLASERGLDPRALHGDPRLLQLLSTLDGQISQVWNTTLVQVLRALPVLGVPRAGRQVRSVEQEVLWRLRRLPLRQLVLLAEHLAGHRDSPLLPEVLRKLELRWTELEGTRTVVTLMAKVGHLAPTLMERLEDKALELAEQLDVEEMRRVVLALALQQRRCVPLLRALSYHLLQKPPELGLPVLTDLLFAYSKLNFQQPQVLHRLALELQPHLGALTPAQVSRCARSFAALRWLSRPLAEGIAQYSLDNSRDMSLTHLCGIVVSFARLNFQPSCSEEFFTMLHERLRGQEAQLEPALLTDVVWSLCVLQQARPYLRQVLSPEFHTRLRGDTSLRAPSSWLKLIHINATARLEAPGYQGPFLPAELLGGDGDKDKDKAKATPLQRGLWEALPGALGGRDLGRHNVRTVFGWDIDAEVVLDSDNKPLPVRDFSAPHLSHSEGTKPLPPGAKRVAFLCWEFPQFSSRGRDLLGRGALARRHLGRAGFLLVEVPHYEFLELKLERQRVSYLRDKVAKALATDMATDTATDTATDTAT from the exons ATGGCCGCGCACCTCGTCCGCCGCTGCTGCCGCCTCCTGCTGCTCCCGGGCCCGCCCGGCCGCCCCCCCGGGCCCCTGCCCGGGCCCCCCGCCCTGCCCCGGGCCCTGCACGGcggccccccccgccccgcagagaccccccaggcgcagccccggccccgcgagGAGGGCGCGGGGGCCGAGCAGCAGCTGCGGGAGCTGATCCAGGGGGCCGCGgacccccaggagctgctgcgGGTGTGCGGGGGGCGCGGGCTGAGCAGCAACATGGCGGGCATGGCCCTCGCCCGCCTCGCCCGCCTCGCCAGCGAGAGGGGCCTCGACCCCCGGGCCCTGCACGGGGACCCccggctgctgcagctgctcagcaccctGGACGGGCAG atcTCCCAGGTGTGGAACACGACGCTGGTGCAGGTGCTGCGGGCGCTGCCCGTGCTGGGCGTGCCCCGTGCCGGGCGCCAGGTGCGCTCCgtggagcaggaggtgctgtggCGGCTCCGGCGGCTGCCCCTGCGCCAGCTGGTGCTCCTGGCAGAGCacctggcagggcacagggacagccccctCCTGCCAGAGGTGCTGCGCAAGCTGGAGCTGCGCTGGACGGAGCTGGAGGGGACACGCACCGTGGTGACACTGATGGCCAAGGTGGGACACCTGGCACCCACCCTCATGGAGCGCCTGGAGGACAAG GCGCTGGAGCTGGCggagcagctggatgtggaGGAGATGCGGCGCGTGGTGCTGGCGCTGGCCCTGCAGCAGCGCCGCTGTGTGCCCCTGCTGCGCGCCCTGTCCTACCACCTGCTGCAGAAACCCCCCGAGCTGGGGCTGCCCGTGCTCACAGACCTGCTCTTCGCCTACA GTAAGCTGAACTTCCAGCAGCCACAGGTGCTGCACCGCctggccctggagctgcagccacaccTGGGGGCCCTCACACCTGCACAGGTGTCACGCTGTGCCCGCTCCTTCGCTGCCCTGCGCTGGCTCAGCCGCCCCCTGGCCGAGGGCATCGCACag TATTCCCTGGATAACTCCCGGGACATGTCCCTCACCCACCTGTGCGGGATCGTCGTGTCCTTCGCCCGCCTCAActtccagcccagctgcagtGAGGAATTCTTCACCATG CTGCACGAGCGGCTGCGGGGGCAGGAGGCGCAGCTGGAGCCGGCGCTGCTGACGGACGTGGTGTGGTcgctgtgtgtgctgcagcaggCCCGGCCATACCTGCGCCAGGTGCTCTCGCCCGAGTTCCACACCCGCCTGCGAG GTGACACGTCCCTGCGGGCGCCGAGCTCGTGGCTGAAGCTCATCCACATCAACGCCACGGCCCGGCTGGAGGCCCCGGGGTACCAGGGGCCCTTCCTGCCCgctgagctgctggggggcgatggggacaaggacaaggacaaggcCAAGGCCACCCCCCTGCAGCGGGGGCTGTGGGAGGCGCTGCCGGGGGCCCTGGGGGGCCGCGACCTCGGGCGCCACAACGTGCGCACGGTGTTTGGGTGGGACATCG aCGCCGAGGTGGTGCTGGACAGTGACAACAAACCGCTGCCTGTGAGGGACTTCAGTGCCCCCCACCTGTCCCACTCCGAGGGGACAAAGCCACTGCCCCCAGGGGCCAAGAG ggtggccttcctgtgctgggagttCCCGCAGTTCAGCTCCCGGGGCCGGGATCTCCTGGGCAGGGGGGCCCTGGCACGGCGGCACCTGGGCAGGGCCGGCTTCCTCCTGGTGGAG GTGCCCCACTACGAGTTCCTGGAGCTGAAGCTGGAGCGGCAGCGCGTGTCCTACCTGAGGGACAAGGTGGCCAAGGCCCTGGCCACCGACATGGCCACCGACACGGCCACCGACACGGCCACCGACACGGCCACCtag